A genomic region of Ammospiza nelsoni isolate bAmmNel1 chromosome 3, bAmmNel1.pri, whole genome shotgun sequence contains the following coding sequences:
- the KCNS3 gene encoding potassium voltage-gated channel subfamily S member 3, translating to MVYGEFFRRPGKDAELINLNVGGFKQSVDQSTLLRFPHTRLGKLLKCHSEEAILELCDDYSVADKEYYFDRNPSLFRYVLNFYYTGKLHVMEELCVFSFCQEIEYWGINELFIDSCCSNRYQERKEEGPEKDWDQKSNDSMDSSNEESSIFDKELEKFDNLCFGEIRKKIWVRMENPAYCLSAKLIAVSSLSVVLASIVAMCIHSMPEFQRLDANDREIGDPVLEAVEITCIIWFTAELVIRLFTAPSQKKFWKKPLNIIDFVSIIPFYATLAVDTKEEESEDIENMGKVVQILRLMRIFRILKLARHSVGLRSLGATLRHSYQEVGLLLLFLSVGISIFSVLVYSVEKDDDSSELQSIPICWWWATISMTTVGYGDTYPVTLAGKLLGTLCIICGILVVALPITIIFNKFSKYYQKQKAIDRDQCNNDCKEKSNDLPYFNIRDIYAKKMHSFISSLSSVGIVVSDQESTDASSIQDMEDAYNTVSLENGTGK from the coding sequence ATGGTTTATGGTGAATTTTTCCGCAGACCTGGCAAAGATGCAGAACTTATCAATTTGAATGTGGGTGGCTTTAAGCAATCAGTGGATCAAAGCACCTTGCTCCGATTTCCCCATACCAGACTTGGAAAACTTCTCAAATGCCATTCAGAAGAGGCTATTCTAGAACTGTGTGATGATTATAGTGTGGCAGACAAGGAATATTACTTTGACAGGAATCCTTCCTTGTTCCGATATGTTCTGAACTTCTACTATACGGGCAAACTTCACGTTATGGAAGAACTTTGTGTCTTTTCCTTCTGCCAGGAAATAGAGTACTGGGGGATAAACGAGCTGTTTATtgattcctgctgcagcaatCGGTACCAAGAACGGAAAGAGGAAGGTCCTGAAAAAGACTGGGATCAGAAGAGCAACGACAGTATGGACTCCTCCAATGAAGAGTCATCCATATTTGACAAAGAGCTAGAAAAGTTTGATAATCTGTGTTTTGGTGAAATAAGAAAGAAGATCTGGGTCAGGATGGAAAATCCTGCATACTGCTTGTCTGCCAAGTTAATTGCCGTGTCATCCCTGAGTGTTGTTCTGGCATCAATTGTAGCCATGTGCATTCATAGCATGCCAGAATTTCAAAGGCTGGATGCCAATGACAGGGAGATTGGAGACCCGGTGCTGGAAGCTGTGGAGATTACATGCATCATCTGGTTTACTGCTGAGCTTGTGATCAGGCTCTTCACTGCTCCAAGTCAGAAGAAGTTCTGGAAGAAACCACTGAACATCATTGATTTTGTCTCTATTATCCCATTTTACGCCACACTGGCTGTGGACACGAAGGAAGAAGAGAGTGAAGATATTGAGAACATGGGGAAGGTGGTTCAGATCCTGCGGTTAATGAGGATATTTCGCATCCTGAAGCTGGCCAGGCACTCCGTAGGACTGCGGTCTTTGGGCGCCACTTTGAGACACAGCTACCAAGAAGTTGGacttctgcttttgtttctgtcaGTTGGGATTTCTATTTTTTCAGTGCTTGTCTACTCAGTGGAGAAAGATGATGACTcatcagagctgcagagcatccCTATTTGCTGGTGGTGGGCAACCATCAGCATGACCACTGTTGGTTATGGGGACACTTACCCGGTCACGCTTGCTGGAAAGCTGCTCGGCACCCTCTGCATCATCTGTGGGATTCTGGTGGTAGCACTTCCAATCACCATTATTTTCAATAAGTTTTCTAAGTACtaccaaaagcaaaaagctatTGATAGAGACCAGTGCAACAATGattgcaaagagaaaagcaatgaCCTACCCTATTTTAACATTAGGGATATTTATGCAAAAAAGATGCACTCCTTCATTTCTAGCCTTTCTTCAGTAGGAATTGTGGTCAGCGACCAAGAGTCAACAGATGCCTCCAGTATCCAAGATATGGAGGATGCTTATAACACAGTATCTTTAGAGAATGGTACAGGAAAATGA